GCGAGGCGGCCAGTTCACCGTACGAATTCATCTGCCAGCCGTCGGGGGGCCTTCCCGCGGCGCCCAGCTCCATTCCCGGGTTCGCGGCAAGTTCCGGCATCTCGTTCCCCTGCGCAGCGAGGATGGAAGGAAGGCAAAGAACAACCGGGAGCCACAGCCAGTTGGTCTGTAAGCGCATGGAAGCCTCCATGGAGTCGGGAAAGATGGTGCTTCTTTCCACTCTGGCTCCCAACGCACCTGCCGGCGTGCCCTCCGGATCGGTCGGCGCAGACGAAACCTCCCGCCCTTTGCAGAGGCGGGAGGGACTGATCACGGATCAGGACCGTCGGACGAAGCCTCAGCCCAGTGTCTGCCGCCGGCGGCGCAGGACCATGGCCAGTGCGGTAAGGCCGCCGCCAAACAGCGCCATGGTTCCGGGTTCGGGAACATCGGCTTGGCTCTCAGGAGCGGGATCGAGCTCCAATACGGTCACTGCGCGGTGCTGGAGCCCGGCGTAGGTCCCTCCCCAGGTCATGGCGTGGCTGTCGTAGTTCCAGGTGTCATACAGGATCACCTGATTCGTATCCCGATTGTAACCGTACCCGAGCATGGTGTGATTTGTGACATGTATGAGAACGGGACGCCCCGCATCGATCTCGGCCATGTATTGCGCGAAAGTGAAGCCCGTGCCCGGGTACAGCGTGTCAATGCGCTGGTTGTACACCTGGTACTTGCCGTCGCGATATGCCACGCTGTAGCCGCGCGATTCGGCAAAAAGCCTGAGGCCGTGCCCGGCTTCAGTCTGGGGAAGGCCGAATGAAGCTGGGGGGATATAGTCATACAGGGGCTGCCCGGTGTCCAGCGACCAGTAGACCGTGGACCCGTCGCGATTGAAGTCAATCCCGCCCCCGTTGTAGTCCCACTTCCACTGGTTGGTGCCCAGAAAATCGGCGGTGCACCCTGACCAGCTGTGCTCAACTCCGCCTGAAACCCAGGGATCGGGTCCCACACTGTCATACGCCTTCCAGTAGTCGGTGACATGATCCTGTGTGGCGATGAGCGACAGCTCCGCAGCCGTGTCGATCCGGCCAGTGATCTCCCCCGAAAGCATGTTTGAATAGCCGGTATTGTCGTAGTAGCCGAAGAGCATCCCTGCCGATGTTGCTGTGCAGCCGTAGTACCACATCGCGGCAGGCACACCCGTGAGGGTCTTCGCGCTCATGAGCACTTCGGGACTTGCAGCCGACACGGAATCCAGCCCGGGCATGAGTTCGGGTGGGGGACTGGCGATCACTGTCAGAACTGGGTCCAGCGATGTGGCGTCGGCAACGTGAGGGAGAATCAGGACAGCCGCGATGAAGAGTGTGAACCTCAGCCCGGTTGTGTGCATTCTGGGGAGCTCCCGAGATTGTCGCCCTACTGCACAGAAGGATAGCTATCTGATATCTTGAAGTCAATCTGATGTTTCCTATGGAATAATGATATGTTTATGTTTTTTCCTTCTATAAATTGTCATTCGCATCACACGCACACTTTTCTGAATAGTCTGATGGTTTTCATGACATATTTAGACACACATCGCTCCACTGCCCGTTGCCGGGGGCGCAGCAAGCCACTACAATGGGCGTCATACCGAGACCGGAACACACGGCAGACGGTTCAGGGAGCGTGGACGTGATCGGAGTCGTCCAGGAGCAACCAGCCCCGGCGGACAGATTAGTCAGGGATCGGGCGCACTGGTGGTGGATCGTGGGGGTGTTCGCCCTGGCACTCCTGGTCCGCACCGTTCATTTCACTGTCACCTTTCACCGCGACCCCTTCCTGCGGGCGCCGGTGGTGGACGCCAGCCTGCATGATGTCTGGGCGAGACAACTCAACGGTCTCGCCACCCCAGCCTCCCCAGCTCTGCTCGACGGTCAGGCCTACTACAAGCCCCCCCTGTACCCGTATCTCCTCGCCGCGGCTTACAAGGTGGTTGGCGTGGATTACCCGTTGGTGCGTGCGCTCCAATTGCTGGCAGGCGCGGCCACCTGCGGCCTCATCGCGCTTCTGGGAATCCGCGTCGCGGGAGACCGAGTGGGCGCGATAGCGGGGGCAATGGCCGCGTTCTATGGTCCGCTGATCCACGAAGAAGGCCAGCTTCTCTCCACCGGGCTCGAAGTGCTTCTCTGCGTGCTTTTCATGCTCGCAATGCTGAAAGCCGCCGAGGTCGGGCTGACCCGCTATTGGTTCCTTGCAGGTGCCGTTCTGTCTTTGGCGACCATCGCGCGGCCTACCCTGCTTCCGGCAGGGCTCGCGGCAGCCGCGTGGCTCTGGTGGATGCGGTACCGCGCCGGGCAGTCTCAAGGTTGGCAGGCGACACTGGTATTCCTCGCTGGCTGCGCCCTGTTCGTTATCCCCGTGACCGCCCGCAATTGGTTGGTCGGCGGAGAGATCGTTCCGGTATCTGCCAACGGGGGTATCAACTTCTTCACTGGCAATCATCTGGGCGCTGACGGCTACAGCGCGATCCCTGAAGGTGCGAAG
This region of Armatimonadota bacterium genomic DNA includes:
- a CDS encoding PEP-CTERM sorting domain-containing protein, which translates into the protein MHTTGLRFTLFIAAVLILPHVADATSLDPVLTVIASPPPELMPGLDSVSAASPEVLMSAKTLTGVPAAMWYYGCTATSAGMLFGYYDNTGYSNMLSGEITGRIDTAAELSLIATQDHVTDYWKAYDSVGPDPWVSGGVEHSWSGCTADFLGTNQWKWDYNGGGIDFNRDGSTVYWSLDTGQPLYDYIPPASFGLPQTEAGHGLRLFAESRGYSVAYRDGKYQVYNQRIDTLYPGTGFTFAQYMAEIDAGRPVLIHVTNHTMLGYGYNRDTNQVILYDTWNYDSHAMTWGGTYAGLQHRAVTVLELDPAPESQADVPEPGTMALFGGGLTALAMVLRRRRQTLG